DNA sequence from the Acidobacteriota bacterium genome:
CTGGGGACCTCGGGGCTCCGCGACTGGACCCTGGACGGCGTGCATCTCTGCATGGTCCGGCTCGACCTGTTGCGGCTGAACACGATGCCGGCTCTCGACCCGGCGGTGCTCGCCGACGCCAATGCTCTCAGGACACGCGGCTCCACAGCCCTGCGCGGTCTTGGACGGCTGGCCCACCCGATGCTGCGGCGCGCCGGCGAGCCGGGCTTCCGTCGCGTCTCCTGGCCCGAGGCGATCGAGATCGCGGTCTCCGGGCTGGCCGAGGTCCGCCAACGCGACCCCACCCGTGCGGCCTTCTTCCTGACCTCGCGCGGCATTCCCAACGAGACCTACTACGTGGCGCAGAAGGCCGCACGGTTCTTCGGTACGCCCCACGTCGACACGGCCGCCCGCCTCTGCCACGCCGCCTCGACGATCGCCCTCAAGAGAGCATACGGATACGCAGCGGCAACGAACTCGTACCGGGACTGGCTCGATGCCGAACTGATCGTGTTCTTCGGTTCGAACGTGCCGAACAACCAGCCGGTGACCGTCAAGTACCTCCACCATGCGGTCCGGCGGGGCACCGAGATCGCGGTCGTCAACCCGTATCGCGAACCAGGACTCGAGCGCTACTGGGTGCCGTCGGTGCCTTCCAGCGCGGTGTTCGGTACCGACCTGGCGCGGCACTGGTTCGCCGTCGACACGGGCGGGGATCTCGCCTTCCTGAACGGCACGATGAAGGCCCTGCTCGATCTCCCCGGAGGCGTCGCAAGGGACTTCGTGGAGAGCTCCACCGAGGACTTCGACGCTCTGGATGCGGCCCTACGGCAGACCTCCTGGGAGGAGCTCCAGAGGGCCAGCGGCACGTCGCGAGCCGAGATGGAGCGCTTCGCCGAACTGCTCCGCGCCAAACCGAAGACCGTGCTCGTCTGGTCCATGGGTCTGACCCAGCACCGCCACGGCGTCGACACCGTGCTCGCGCTCTGCAACCTGGGACTGATCCGCGGCCTGCCGGGCCTTTCCGGCGCCGGCCTGGTGCCCATTCGCGGCCACTCCGGCGTCCAGGGTGGGTCGGAAGTCGGCTGCGCACCGGTATCGGAGACCGAGATTCTCGACCACTGGACCAAGGTCTGGGGCTTCCAGCCGCCGCGCGGTCCCGGTCTCGCAGCCACGGGGCAGATCGAGGCCGCAGCCGACGGCGACATCGACGCTTTCTGGATCCTGGGAGGCAACTTTCTCGAAACGATGCCGGACCGGGAGCGCGTCGAGCGCGCGCTGCAACGCCCGGGCATCCGCATCCACCAGGACATCGTGCCGAGCAGCGCCATGCTGGTCGAGCCGAGCGACACGGTGCTGTTGCTGCCGGCCACCACCCGCTATGAGATCCCCGGCGGAGTCACCGAGACGACGACCGAACGGCGGATCGTCTACTCGCCTCCAATCGCACACGGCGGCGCCCCGGCAAGACGCCTCGGCGAATGCCGCCCGGAGTGGGAGGTGCTGTGTGAGGTCATCGCCGGAGTTCGGCCCGAGCCGGCCGGCGTGCTCGACTTCGCGGATACGGCCGCGATCCGGGCCGAGATCGCCATGGCCGAGCCCCGCTATGCCGGGATCGAGAACCTGAAGCGAAAGGGAGACGAGTTCCAGTGGGGTGGCGAGCGCCTGTTCGAGGACGGCAGTTTCGCCACCGCGTCCGGCCGGGCGCGTTTCCACCCCGTTGAACCGCCCGCGGAGCGCGAACTGGGGAGCGGCGAGCTGTTTCTCTCGACCCGCCGCGGCCGCCAGTTCAACTCGATGGTCCACGGCGACCGCGACGCGCTGACCGGTCTGAAACGGTCCGACCTGCTGATGAACGCCGGCGACGGCCGCACACGAGGCATCGGCGAAGGCGATCGTGTGGTCGTGTCGTCACCGGTCTCCCGGATGGAACTGGTCGCACGCTTCGGCCCGATCAAGGCCGGCAACGTCGAGGCCCACTGGCCCGAGTGCATGGAACTCCTTCCGTGGTCGCTCGACCCGGACTCCGGCGAACCCGAGTACGGGGTTCGCGTACGGATCGAACGGCTGAGGCACGAACATTGACGCCCAGGACGCCGGAAGCTGAGTCCCCCGGGCGTTGCGCGGCCCGCCGGACGCATGTCGAACGACGCCCGGGCGAAGCTCGCCACGACGAGGTGGCGATCGAGGAACCACTCGAGATCCGGGTCGACGGCGAGGCCCTGGTCGTCACGATGCGCAGTCCAGGCGCCGAGGTCGAGCTCGCGCTCGGCTACCTGTACGCGGAGGGTCTGATCGAGAGCGCCGGAGACGTGGACGACGCCGCCGTCCGCTCCCCCTCCGCTCAGGAGCGAGGGACGGTTCCGACGATCGAACAGGTGGACCCGGTCCCGGGATCCATCGTCGATGTGCGGCTCTCCAGCGCGGGACACCGGCGCGCCCGGCGCGCGGCGATCGCGGCCAGGCGGGAGGTCGCCTTCCGCGTCACCAGCGCCTGTGGCGTCTGCGGCAAGCCGTCGCTCGACGACCTTTGGGTGCGCCTGCCGGCGATCCGACCGCTTGACGTCGAACCGGACCGCGAACGACGGCTCGTCCAGGCGCTGCCCGCCAGGATGACGAAGCACCAGCGCCTCTTCCGGGATACCGGCGGCGTGCATGCCGCTGCCCTGTTCGACGCCCGTGCCGGCGGCGCCGAGTTCCTGTGGCTGTACGAGGACATCGGCCGTCACAACGCGGTCGACAAGGTGATCGGCCGCGCGCTGCTGTCCGGACGGCTGCCCCTGGAAGCGACGATGCTCGTGGTCAGCGGCCGCCTCGGCTTCGAGATCGTCCAGAAGGTAGCGGTCGCGGGCGTGCCGCTGATCGCGGCGGTCGGCGCGCCGTCGACGCTGGCGCTCGACATCGCCCACCTGGCGGGCGTTCGGGTCTACGCCTTCGTGGCGGGCGACCGCGGCAACTTCTATCCGGCGGCACCCGTCCAGGCGCGCCTCGTGACCGAACCGGATTGACGACATGCGCGCGCGGGCATAGGTTGACCTGGAAACAGGTTGACCTCTTGAGGGAGGGCACACAATGGCGAGAACCTGCAAGTGACGACGGCTGCCGCGGTTGCGGAGGAACGGACGGCCTCGGGCCTGACGTTCTTCGATCACGTCAACGCCGCCTTCGACGAAGCGGCAAAACACACCGAGCACGATCCCACGCTCCTGGAGCAGGTGAAGTGGGTCAACTCGGTCTACCGGATGAGCTTCCCGCTCCGTCGCGACGACGGCTCGATCGAAGTGATCCACGCCTGGCGCGCGGAGCACAGCCATCACCGGCTGCCGACCAAGGGCGGCATCCGCTATGCGATGAACGTCAACGAAGACGAGGTCATGGCGCTGGCCGCGCTGATGACCTACAAGTGTGCTCTGGTCGACGTCCCCTTCGGCGGCGCCAAGGGCGGGATTCAGATCGATCGCGGCCGCTACTCCGAAGGCGAACTGGAACGGCTCACGCGTCGCTACACGGCCGAACTCCAGCGCAAGTCCTTCATCGGTCCGGGCAAGGACGTGCCCGCGCCGGACTACGGCACCGGCGAACAGGAGATGGCCTGGATCGCCGACACGTACTCCCAGATCGAACACGGCGAAGTGAACGTGGCCGCCTGCGTGACCGGCAAACCCGTCGAGCACGGCGGCATTCAGGGCCGCACACAGGCGACCGGACTCGGCGTCTTCTTCGGCGTCCGCGAAGCGTGTTCCTACGAGGACGACATGGCAAAGCTCGGCCTGGAACCGGGCATCGCGGGCAAACGAGTCGTCATCCAGGGACTGGGCAACGTCGGCTACCACGCCGCGAAGTACCTCCAGGGCGCCGGCGCGAAGCTGGTCGGTCTGGCCGAGTTCGAGGGCGCGATCGCGGACCCGGGCGGACTCGACATCGATGACGTGGTCGAACACCGCAAGACGACCAGGTCGATCCTCGACTTCCCCGGCGCGTCCAACGTCGAGCCCAGCCACAAGGCGCTGGAACTCGACTGCGACATCCTCATCCCGGCTGCACTCGAAAACCAGATCACCAGAGAGAACATCGAGCGCATCTCCTGCCGCATCCTGGCCGAAGCCGCGAACGGACCCACGACTTCCTCCGCCAGCAGAGCCGCGGCGAAACGCGGCATCCTCGTGATCCCGGACGTCTACCTGAACGCCGGCGGTGTCACCGTGTCCTACTTCGAATGGCTCAAGAACCTCTCCCACGTCCGCTTCGGACGGATGCAGAAGCGGTTCGAGGAGAGCGTGCGCAAGGACCTGCTGCACGCGATGAGTTCGGCCACCGGCGCCAGCTTCAGCCGGGACGAGATCAAGATCCTGGCGCGCGGCGCGGATGAGATCGACCTGGTGAACTCCGGCCTGGAAGAGACGATGGCCACCGCGTATCACCACATCCGCAGATTCCGGCAGAAGGTCGGTCCGGGGGTCGACCTGCGCACCGCGGCCATGGCCCTGGCCATCGACAAGGTCGCCGCTTCCTACAAAACGGCCGGGATCTTCCCGTAGCTGGCACCTCTCCCCTCTGGCCCCCTAGCAGAATCCCGTCTTGATCTCGCTGCTGCTGATCGTTCTCGGCATCGCCGTGCTCTGGGCCGGCGGTGAGATCCTCGTGCGCTCGGTGACCGGTCTGGCCGCGGTTCTGCGCGTCAGCCCGACGGTGATCGGGTTGACGGTCGTCGCCTTCGGCACCTCGGCGCCGGAACTTGGCGTGGCGGTAGCCGCCGCGCTGCGGGATTCCGCCGGTCTGGTCTACGGCAACGTCGTCGGCTCGAACATCGCCAACGTCGGTCTGATCCTTGGTGTCTCGGCGCTCGTCGTGCCTCTCCACAACCACACCGACGGCGCCGAGCGCCAGGCCATCCGCCTGGTCCGGCGCGAGTTGCCCTTCATGCTGGGCACGTCACTTCTGGTCCTGGTGTTCGTCGCCTTCGGATATCTCGGGCGCGTCGCCGGCATCGTCCTCCTCGCGCTGATGGCGTACTTTCTCGTCGTTCTGGTCCGCGCCGGAGACACCGACGCGGCGGATCCCCAGGGTGTCAGTCCGGTCAAGTCTGCCCTTGGCACTCTGGTTGGACTCGCGCTACTCGCCGTCGGCGCGGCCGAACTCCTGGTGCCCGCGGCGAAGGACCTTGCGCTGGCCCTCGGCGTCAGCGAACTGGTGGTCGGACTCACCGTCGTGGCGTTCGGAACCAGTGTGCCCGAACTCGCCGCCTGCCTGGTGGCGGCGTACCGGAATCAACACGGCATCGTGCTGGGAAACATCATCGGCTCGAACGTGTTCAACATTCTGCTGGTCCTACCGGTCGCGATTCTCATACGTCCCTTCGAAACGACCTTCCTCGCCGAGGGGCTCGACGCGTCGGTCATGCTCTTCTTCAGCCTCCTCATGTTTCTCGCCGTCTACCTGCTGCGACACGGGCGCAGCATCGGACGGACCTGGGGAACGCTGCTCGTGGCAGCCTACGGGGGCTACGTAGCCTGGCTCTTCAGCAAACTATGACCGTCACCCAACCGACAGCGAGCGGCAGCCTGCCCTTCGCCGACCGTCACATCGGCCCCCGGGCCGCCGAGATCGAGCAGATGCTCGAGGCGCTCGGGCAGACCTCGCTCGCGAGCCTGATCGACGCGGCCGTACCGGCGGCGATCCGGAGCGATGGGCCGACCGGCGGCCTCGAACTGCCACCGCCGGCGTCCGAAGCCGGGGCCCTGGTCGAGCTGGACGAGATCGCGAGCAGCAACCAGGTGCTGCGCAGCTTCATCGGCATGGGCTACCACGGCTGCGTCACGCCACCCGTGATCCAGCGCAACGTGCTCGAGAACCCCGGCTGGTACACGGCCTACACGCCCTACCAGCCGGAGATCTCCCAAGGCCGGCTGGAAGCGTTGCTTAACTTCCAGACCATGGTCGCCAACCTCACGGGGCTGGAGATCGCGAACGCCTCCCTGCTGGACGAACCGACGGCCGCCGCCGAAGCGATGTCGCTTTGCTGGGCGGACAGGCGACGACAGGGGAGGTTCTTCGTTTCGGAAGGCTGCCATCCGCAGACGATCGAGGTGGTCCGCACCCGCGCCGAAGCGCTCGGCATCGAGGTCGAGGTCGGCGATCACGAGAGGCTCGACCCGAACGGCATCTTCGCGGCACTGGTGCAGCAACCGGCGACCGATGGCGGCGTCCACGACTACCGGCAGCTGGCAGCGCGGGTGCGGGAAGCGGGCGGCCTCGTGATCGCAGCCGCCGATCCGCTGGCCCTCTGCCTGCTGGAAGCGCCCGGCGAATGGGGAGCCGACGTCGCGGTGGGCAACACGCAGCGCTTCGGCCTGCCGATGGGTTTCGGCGGGCCGCACGCGGCCTACATCGCCGTCCGCGACCGCCTGAAGCGGCGGCTCCCTGGCCGCCTGGTCGGCGTCACGCACGACGACCGTCACCGCCCGGCGCTCCGCCTGGCGCTCCAGACCCGGGAACAGCACATCCGGCGCGACCGGGCCACGAGCAACATCTGCACCGCTCAGGTGCTGCCAGCGGTGATCGCGAGCTTCTACGCCGTTTACCACGGCCCGGGTGGTCTCCGGTCGATCGCCGAGGCGGTTCACCGGCGCGCGTGCCGCCTGGCCGAACGCCTTCGCACCCTCGGCTTCGAGCTTGAGGCGGACACCTTCTTCGACACGGTGACGGCGAAGGTCGACGGTCTTCCGGAGGAGCAGCAGGTGCTTGCCGCAGCTGTTCGGCGGAAGCTGAACCTGCGCGGTTGGGGTTCCGGCGCGATTTCCGTCGCCTGCGACGAGACGACGACCGACTACGACATCGAATCCGTGCTCGCCGCCTTCGCCGAAGTCCGATCGTCGTCCATTCAGGTCGCGGCCGGCACTCCGGAGCCGCTACCCGAAGCGCTGCGCCGGACAACCCCCTGTCTCGAACACCCCGTGTTCAGCAGCTACCGGTCGGAGACCGAACTCCTCCGCTATCTCCACCGGCTCGAGGCGCGGGACCTGTCGTTGACGACTTCGATGATCCCCCTCGGCTCGTGCACGATGAAGCTGAACGCAACGGCCGAGATGATGCCGATCACCTGGCGCGGGTTCGCCCACATGCATCCCTACGCGCCCGAGGATCAGACTGCCGGCTACCGGCGGCTCTGCGGCGACCTCGAGGAATGGCTGGCCAGGATCACCGGCTTCTCGGCCGTCTCCCTGCAGCCGAACGCCGGCTCGCAGGGCGAGTACGCCGGCCTGCTCGCGATTCGCAGCTACCACGAGAGCCGCGGCGAGGGTGCCCGCACCGTCTGTCTCATACCGACATCAGCCCATGGAACGAACCCGGCGAGCGCGGTGCTGGCAGGCCTGAAGGTCGAGCCCGTCAGGTGCGACGACGAGGGGAACATCGATCTCGACGACCTGCGTGCCCGGGCCGACGCTCACAGCGAGGACCTCGCCGCCCTGATGGTCACCTACCCGTCGACCCACGGTGTCTTCGAGGAAGCGATCCGGGAGATCTGCGCCGTCGTCCACAATCACGGCGGACAGATCTACCTGGACGGCGCGAACATGAACGCCCAGGTCGGCGTCTGCCGGCCAGGCGAGTACGGAGCCGACGTCTGTCACCTCAATCTGCACAAGACGTTCTGCATTCCACACGGAGGCGGAGGACCCGGAATGGGGCCGATCGCAGTCGCCAGCCACCTTGCGCCGTTCCTGCCGCGTCATCCCCTCGCCTCCATCGGTCGATCGGACAGCACGGGGACCCTGGGCGACGGCACGGTGGGTGCGGTCAGCGCGGCGCCCGTCGGCAGCGGCTCCATCCTGCCGATCTCCTGGGCCTATATCCGCATGATGGGCACCGCAGGCCTCCGCAGCGCCACCGAGGTCGCGATTCTGAACGCGAACTACATCGCGCAACGCCTCGCGCCCCACTACCCCGTCCTCTATCGCGGCGCCGGAGGCCTGGTCGCCCACGAGTGCATCCTCGACCTGCGTGACTTCAAGTCCTCGGCCGTCGAGGTCGACGACGTGGCGAAGCGGCTGATCGACTACGGCTTCCACGCCCCCACGATGTCCTTCCCCGTTGCCGGAACGCTCATGGTGGAACCGACGGAGAGCGAATCGAAAGCGGAGCTCGACCGCTTCTGCGACGCCATGGTCGCCATCCGGGCCGAGATCGCGGCGGTCGAGCGGGGGGATGTGGAGATCGACGACAGCCCGCTACGCGGCGCGCCACACACGGCTGCCGCCATCGTTGTCGACGACTGGGATCGTCCGTACTCCCGCCGGCAGGCCGCCTTCCCGGCACCGTGGACCGACGACCACAAGTACTGGCCTCCCGTCGGTCGCATCGACAACGTGCACGGCGACCGCCACCTCATCTGCACCTGCATCGGCATGGAGCCGTTCGAGGCGGTCGGTGCGCGAGGCGCCTTCGTCCGCTGAAACGCGCTACTTCGTCAGCCCGTACTCGATCGCGTCCGACAAGGCTTCCCAGCTCGCCTCGATGATGTTCGTGCCGGCGCCGACCGTGGTCCACCGATCGCCGCCAGCCACGAAGTCCACGAGCACCCGGGTCGTCGCGGCCGTGCCCTGGGCACTGTCCAGAATGCGAACCTTGTAGTCGGCAAGCCGCATTTCGCCCAAGGCCGGGTAGTGCGGTTCCAGGGCCTTGCGCAGGGCGTGGGCCAGGGCGTTGACCGGACCGTTTCCCTCGGATGCGGTATGCGCGATCGTGCCGTCCGGCACCTCGACCTTGACCGTCGCCTCGGCGACGAGACCCCGACCATCGCGGTGCTCGACCACGGTCAGGAAGTCGATCAGACGGAACGGCGCTTCGTATCCGGGTTCCGCCCGGCGCAACATGAGCTCGACGGAGGCCTCCGCGGCCTCGAAGCTGTAGCCGCGGTTCTCGAGATCCTTGACCTTGTGCAGCACCTCCCGGGCGTACGGCGTGTCGGCACCGACGCCCGTGCTCTCCGCCAGATGGACGATGTTGCCGCGCCCCGAGAGTTCGGACACGACGGTGCGCATCTCGTTGCCGATCAACTCAGGCTCCACGTGCTGATAACTGGACGGCTCCTTGAGCATGGCCGCCACGTGGATGCCGCCCTTGTGGGCGAAGGCGCTGCGACCGACGTAGGGCAGGTGATCGTCGTGGGCGACGTTCGCCACCTCGGCGACGTATCGGGACAGCGAGGTCAACTCGCGCAGACTCTCGTCGGTGACGCAGGAGTAGCCCATCTTGCACTGGAGGTCCGGAATGATGGTCACGAGGTTCGCGTTCGCCACCCGCTCGCCGTAGCCGTTGATCGTGCCCTGGACCATGACCGCGCCGGCGCGCACCGCGGCCAGGGTGTTGGCGACGCCGCATCCGGCATCGTCGTGGGTATGGATACCGATCCGGACATCCGGGCCCAGTTCAGCCCGCGCCGCGTCGACCCCCGCCTCGATCTGCCACGGCAGGGTTCCGCCGTTCGTGTCGCAGAGCACAACGTAGTCGGCGCCCGCCGCGGCCGCCGCCCGGAGCGTGCCGAGGGCGCACTCCGGGTTTCCGGCCAGGCCGTCGAAGAAGTGCTCCGCGTCGTAGATCACCTCGCGGCCGAGATCCTTGAGGTAGCCGACCGTGTCGCCGATCATCGCCTCGTTCTCGCGCGCGTCGGTCTCGAGCACCTTCTCGACGTGCAGGTCCCAGCTCTTGCCGACCAGTGTGACGGTGGGTGTGTCCGCAGCGACGAGTGCCTGAACGTTGCCGTCGTGAGCGCAGGCGCTGTGCTTGCGCCGCGTGGCGCCGAACGCACAGATCTTCGCCTGCTCGAGATCGACTCCGCGAATGGCCTCGAAGAAGTCGGCGTCCTTCGGGTTCGAGCCGGGCCACCCGCACTCGATGTAGGGAATGCCGAAGGCGTCGAGACGCCGGGCGATCGCCACCTTGTCGGCCAGGGACAGCGAGATGTTCTCCCGCTGCGTGCCATCGCGCAGCGTCGTGTCGTAGAGCTCGATCCGGGTGGCGGTCACAGCGGCATCCTCACATCGGTTCCTCGAGACCGGGTCCCTGCAGCAGTTCGATCAACTCCTCACGCGAGAAGATCTTGTTCAGTCGCGGATCGTCCTCCTGCACCACGCTTTCCATCAGCCGGCGCTTTCGGTCGATGATCGCCGCGATCCGTTCTTCCAGTGTCTCCTCCGTGATCAGCTTGAACACGTGGACCACCCGCTTCTGCCCGATGCGGTAGAGGCGGTCCGTCGCCTGGTCTTCCCGGGCGGCGTTCCACCAGCGGTCGTAGTGGATCACGACCGAGCCGCCCACCAGGTCGATCCCCGTACCGCCGGCCTTCAGGCTGCCGAGAAACACGCGGCAGTCGTCGTCGTTGTTGAACCGGTCGACGACCTTGCCGCGTTCGCGGGTCGAACCCGTCAGGGTGACGTAGTCGATGCCGAGCTTCGTCAGATGGCGTTGCAGGATCGCGATCATCCCCAGGTACTGGGTGAAGACGACCACCTTCTGCCCGCTGTCGAAGCTCTCCTCCAGGAGTTCCTTGCACAGATCCCATTTGCCCGACTCGTAGTTCTCGTAGCGGTCGAGGTCGTTTACCGCCAGCGCGGGATGATCGCAGATCTGCTTCAGCATGTTCAGCAGAGCGAAGATGTGGATGTACGGCAGCGATCCCCTTTCGCTCCGCAGCGTCTTCATCAGCGCCGCGCCCTTGGTTTCGATCGTCTGCCGGTACATGCCGAACTGCTCCTCGCTCAACCGGCAGGTGCGGATGTCCTCGATCTTCTCCGGCAATTCGTCCAGAACCGCGGTCTTGACCCGACGCAGAACGAAGGGCGCTGTCAGACGCCGCAGGTTGACCGCGTACCAGGAGTCGGCGTCGAGTTCGTTCGGCCCCATGAAGTCGACGTAGCTGTCGTCCCCGCCGAGATAGCCGGGAAGCACGAGATCGAACAGTCCCTTCAGTTCAGTCAGCGAGTTCTCGATCGGCGTACCGGTCAGTCCGAGCTTCATGCGCGCCGACAGCGCCACCGCGGCACGGTAGCCCTGCGTGCTGCGGTTCTTGATCTGCTGCACTTCGTCGAACACGACCAGGCCCCACAGCCGCTCGCCGAACCGCTCGACATCGTTGCGCATCACGCCGTACGAGGTGAGCACCACGTCCCCCTGCGCCAGTGACTCCTCCAGATCGCGGTGAGGTCCGTGGTAGTAGACCGACCGCAGCACCGGAGCGTACTCGCGCAGCTTGTTCCGCCAGTGACTGATCACGGTGCGCGGGCAGACGACCAGAATCGGCAGATCAACAGCCAACTGCTCGCGCAGAATGACCATCAGCGCCATTGCCTGGTGGGTCTTCCCCAACCCCATGTCGTCGCACAGCAGGCCGGCCAGACCGTTCTCGTACAGGAACTTGAGCCACTCGACGCCGAGTCTCTGGTAGGGCCGGAGGATGCTCTTCAATCCCTCCGGCTCCACCAGCGGATCGGCGGGCCTCAAGGCCAGAAAGCGGCGCAGGAAGTCCGTGCGGTCTCCCTCGCCCTCGACCCGGATCGGGGCCGCGCTCGAGGCCTGAAGGCGCAGCAGCTCAGCCGAAGAAAGACGCACCCGGCCGGCGTCGCCGTTGCTCCCGACGCCAGTGCGACCGCCACGCGCCTCGCGCCGGTCGGGCAGCGAGCCGAGATTGCGCAGCGCCGGTGCATTCAGATCGATCCAGCCCGAAGCGGTCTCGAGATACGGCTGGCCGGTTCGCTTCGCTTCGAGCAACTCGTTCAGGCCAACGTCGCCGCTACCGAATCCGTAGCGAATGGACAGCAGGTCGTCATCCTCGTCTTCGCCCTCGGGCGCGATCTCTATGTAGTCGAACTCGGTGAGAATGCCGAGGCTGGCCAGAGGGTTCTCGGCCAGGGTCGGCGACGGCTCCGAGGCCGGCTCGTCGGAGCGAAACGTGCCGATACCGGCCAGCTCGAGTCCGAGGATCTTCGGCTCGCGCCAGCTCCCGTCACCCCGTTCCGACCGCCTAACGAGGACGCCCAACTCCTCGAGGAACACCAGGTCGCCGTACCGGAAACGGCTGCGCCCCGGGTCGTCGAGAATCTCCTCACCCTCCGCGGCCAGGCGCAGGACATCGAGCTTGTGCCGCTTTTCGATCCTCGTGTCCGGTCCAACGTAGAAGAGGTCTGCCGCCGGCAGTGGCACGACCGACGCCTGCCCGGTTTCCGCCAGCAGCTCGAGCGCGTCGGCCACGCGCCTCCGTGGCACCGCGATCTGAAAACGGACCGCTT
Encoded proteins:
- a CDS encoding DEAD/DEAH box helicase, whose translation is MKLFPRLEFHRTGIGLLPDAHDPEPGSAVHLANVAGSKRPLTFCSCSAGRRSGCRHLKQLEGQIRELHGALGGSWFDLFTRSGWFRLAQRLFQDDLPAASDCSVLQEQPGGAIRLFTPGGVEALRYLEQSPSVVRFLERIGKLSAEISTADRSGLLERLSTFMRTPEEQHLNKAGMQTNRQFFERSLWCRVAYHALREYGDIPGGGPGMGELVKARIRLEPAVDLRSGSLFLKVRVDSDEAVRFQIAVPRRRVADALELLAETGQASVVPLPAADLFYVGPDTRIEKRHKLDVLRLAAEGEEILDDPGRSRFRYGDLVFLEELGVLVRRSERGDGSWREPKILGLELAGIGTFRSDEPASEPSPTLAENPLASLGILTEFDYIEIAPEGEDEDDDLLSIRYGFGSGDVGLNELLEAKRTGQPYLETASGWIDLNAPALRNLGSLPDRREARGGRTGVGSNGDAGRVRLSSAELLRLQASSAAPIRVEGEGDRTDFLRRFLALRPADPLVEPEGLKSILRPYQRLGVEWLKFLYENGLAGLLCDDMGLGKTHQAMALMVILREQLAVDLPILVVCPRTVISHWRNKLREYAPVLRSVYYHGPHRDLEESLAQGDVVLTSYGVMRNDVERFGERLWGLVVFDEVQQIKNRSTQGYRAAVALSARMKLGLTGTPIENSLTELKGLFDLVLPGYLGGDDSYVDFMGPNELDADSWYAVNLRRLTAPFVLRRVKTAVLDELPEKIEDIRTCRLSEEQFGMYRQTIETKGAALMKTLRSERGSLPYIHIFALLNMLKQICDHPALAVNDLDRYENYESGKWDLCKELLEESFDSGQKVVVFTQYLGMIAILQRHLTKLGIDYVTLTGSTRERGKVVDRFNNDDDCRVFLGSLKAGGTGIDLVGGSVVIHYDRWWNAAREDQATDRLYRIGQKRVVHVFKLITEETLEERIAAIIDRKRRLMESVVQEDDPRLNKIFSREELIELLQGPGLEEPM